A stretch of DNA from Hemitrygon akajei chromosome 4, sHemAka1.3, whole genome shotgun sequence:
tcttagagtaggttaataggtcagcaCACATCGTGGCCAAAGGAGCTGCATTGTACTAGTGTCTGATGTCCCCCTCTATTGGTAATGGAAGATCTTTTGGACACTTCACAAATTCCACTCCATCCAAGACATTCAGTGTGTACAGCCCAGCCAGTATTAGGGGAGCTAAAATATTCCACTACTACTACCCTGTTCTGTTTACAACTTGTTGCACTTTCTCAATGTATCCGTTCTTCCAATTCTGGTGACTAttttcgggggtgggggggtgggggtagagCTATAATACAATCTCTTCCTATTTCTAAGTTCGACTCATATGACCTCTGCACCAGAGTATCCTCTCCAAGGTCTGTTACATCCTCTTTCATCAAGAAGACAAATTTTCCCTCCTTTCATTTGCATCTGTCATGCCTGCAGCACTTGTGTCCCGGAACATTGAGCTATTTTCATGCTCTTCCCTCAGCCACGTCTGTAATGGCTGCAGTATCCCAGCCCTCTGAGTCAATGCACATTACGTTCATCTGCCATATCTGTTAAGCCTCTTGCAATGAAAGGAACAGTTTAAGCCAATTGGTTTTTTTCTTCCCTTTTACTATGCTCCTGTGTATGCTCTCATTAGCTACAGTattaaccataagatataggaccagaatCGGGCCatttcatcacatcctttctaaaattaagaacccaaaactgctcactatactcctAGTGAGGCCTcattagtgctttataaagcctcaacattacaatgcctgtaaaaagtattcaccccctccttggaagttttcatgtttcattgttttacaacattgaatcatggtggatttaatttggcttttttgacactaatcaacagaaaaaagacacttttgtgtcagagtaaaaacagatctctacaaagtgatctgaactaattacaaatataaagcacaataattgattgcataagtattcacctccttcaagtcagtatttagtagatgcacctttggcagcaattacagttttgagtctgtgtggataggtctctatcagctttgcacatctggacactgcaatttttccccaatttttttttttacaaaactgctcaagctctgacagattgcatggggatcatgaaggaacagcccttttcatgtccagccacaaattctcaattggatttgAGTTAGACTCTAactttgacttggccactccaggacattaactttgtttttaagtcattcctgtgtagctttggctatGTGCTTgagatcattgtcttgctggaaaacaaatcccaagtcacagttctcttgcagacagcATTAGGATTTCCATATAATAATtttgccctctaccttcacaagtcttccacagcctgctgcagtgaaacatccccaaagcaaaagatcataagacatgcagaattggaccattcagcccatcgagtctgctctggtattccatcatggctgatcctggatcccacttgACCCCATACAACCACCTTCTCGCCATACCCTTtgacctgactaatcaggaaactaACGACTTCCGCTCTAAATattcccatggacttggcctctaccgcagtctgtggcagagcattccacagattcattactctctctctgtctaaaaaaaaattcctccgtACCTCTGATCTAAAAGGTCACtcccaattttgaggctgtgccctctagtatcctctccacatcaatcctgtctagtcctttcaacatttggtaggtttcaatgagatcgccttTCTTtattctaaattcctgtgagtataCGCCCAAAGCTgataaatgctcttcatatgttaacccctttgttcctggaatcatccttgtaaacctctctGGGCtctcttttctgagatatggggcccaaaactgttgccaatactccaagtgcaacctgactagtgtcttataaagcctcagcattactttttgcttttatattctattccccttgaaataaatgccaacattgaattgctgcctttatgacagactcgacctgtaaattaacctcctgggagtcttgcatgaggattcttaagtccctctacacctctgatatttcaaccttctccccatttagataatggtcCACACTGTTGTtctctctgcaagctctgatagtcttgctgtccactacaccccccaaTCTGATGTcctctgcaaatttactgatccagttgaCCAGATTAACATTCCAATCATTTTCTATAGATCAGAAACAACTATGGACTCAGCACCTCTCCCTGTGGTACTCTACCTGTCACAGgccacaggcctccattcagagatgcaaccatctattaccactctctggcttctcccacaaagccaatgtctaatccaatttattacctcatcctgAAGGCCAAGTAACTGAACATTCCTGACCTTGTCAAATGATTTGCTGAACATCCATTGCTTTGCCATCATCAACTTTCCTGTAACTTCCTTGGGAAAAACTCTGTTTGGCTAGACATGATCAACCACtcagagccatgctgactatccccaatcaGTCCTCGTCTATCCAAGTATTCATATCTGGTCCCTTGGAAaacattccaataactttcccacttctgatgtcgggctcactggcctatcatttcttggtttatttttagatTTTTCTTAAGCAGTAAAACAATGTTAACCTTTTCTGTCATTGAAGATTatgtaaatatctctgctagagcccctgcaattcctgtacttgcctcccacagggactgaaggaacaccttgtcagaccctgaGGACAGCAAACAGCTCCTCTAGTCTGGAgagggtccatgacctcgctgctgcGTTGCCTCATTTCCATAGACTCAGTGTAGTCTCctgagatgcaaaaaaaatccattcgcattcttcccccccccccccccccaactcttttgactccacacattctgaagtgggagggtgatcagccagatgtcgtggtacacattggtaccaatgacatgggtagaaagagtcaggaggtcctgaagaatgagtacagagagcttgataggaagttgaaaaacaagagcttgagggtagtaatctctggattgctgcctgtgccacatgccagtgagggtaagagtaggatgctctggcagatgaacacgaggctgagaaactggtgtagggggcagggtttcagatttctagatcattgggacctcttctggggcaggtgggacctgtacaagagagatgggttacacctgaactacaaggggaccaatatacttgcagggaggtttgctagtgttattggggagggtttaaactagatttgcagagcgatgggaaccagagtagatagtggaacgggggtaaaaataaataatgttagtagttcatgcaaagtcacaaatagtaaggttgtgtgtggtgataataatcttctgaggtgtgtatatttcaatgcaaggagtattgtgggaaaggcagatgagctgagggcctggattgacacatggaattatgacatcatagccataaCTGAAACttagctacaggaggggcaggagagAGATGTTTCAGGcgtgatagagacagagggatgaaggttggggggggggtggctttgctagtcagggaaaatattacagcagtgcttcggcaggaaagattagagggcttgtctactgaggccatatgggtggagctgagaaacaggaaaggtatgaccacattaatagggttgtattatagaccatccaataatcagcgagaattggagaagcaaatctgcagagagataacagacaactgcaggagacagaaagttgtgattgtgggggattttaattttccacacattgattgggactcccatactgttaaaggtctagatgggttagagtttgtgaaatgtgttcaggaaagttttctaaatcaatatatagatgtaccaactagggaggatgcaatattagatctcctattaggaaatgagttagggcaggtgacggaagtgtgtgtaggggaatacTTTGGTTCCAacgatcataacgtcattagtttcaacttgatcatggataaagatagatctggtccttggattgaagttctaaactggaaaaaggccaaatttgaagaaatgagaaaggatctaaaaagtgtagattgttctctggcaaagatgtgattggtaagtgggggGCCTTCAAAGgaaaaattttgagagtgcagagtttgtatgttcctgtcaggattaaaggcaaagcgaataagaataaggaaccttggttctcgagagaCATTGGAACTCTGATGaagaagagagatgtataacatgtataggcaacaggaaggaaataagatgcttgaagagtataaaaagagtaagaaaatacttaagaaagaaatcaggagagctaaaagaagacatgaggttgctttggcagtcggTGAGGGATAattctaagagcttctacaggtatattaagagcaaaaggatagtaagggataaaattggtcctcttgaagatcagagtggtcggctatgtatggaaccaaaagaaatgggagagatagtaaatgggttttttgcatctttatttactaaggaaactggaatggagtctatggaaacaaggtaaacaagtagggaggtcatggaacttatacagattaaagaggaggaggtgcttgctgccttgaggcaaatcagagtagataaatcctcaggacctgacagggtattccctcagaccttgagggaaactagtgttgaaattgcaggggccctggcagacatatttaaaatgtcgatatccaagggtcaggtgccggaggattggaggatagctcatgtagttctgttgtttaaaaaaaggctcaaaaagtaaactgggaaattataagccagtaagTTTgatatcagtagtaggtaaattattggaaggaatactaagagataggatctacaagtatttggatagacagggacttattagaaacagcatggctttgtgcgtggtaggtcatgtttaaccaatctattagagtttttcgaggaagttaccaggaaagtggatgaagggaaggcagtgtatgttgtatacatggacttcagtaaggcctttgacaaggtcccgcatgggaggttagtaagGAAGATTCaattgctaggtatacatggagatgtagtaaattagattagacattggctcaatggaagaagccagagagtggtagtggaggattgctactctgagtggaagcctgtgactagtggtgtgccacagggttcagtgctgggtccattgttatttgtcatctatatcaatgatctggatgataatgtggtaaattggatcacaaatttgctgatgatacaaagattggaggtttcagagcttgcagagggatttggaccagttggaggaatgggctgaaaaatggcagatggagtttaatgcagacaagtgtgaggtattgcacctcGGAAGGTCAAactaaggtagaacatacaattaaatggtaggacactgaggagtgcagtagaacagagggatctgggagtacagatacatgattccctaaaagtggcgtcacaagtagatagggttgtaaagagagcttttggtacattggcctttataaatcaaagtattgagtataagagtaggaatgtaatggtgaggttgtataagacattggtgagactgaatttggagtattgtgtgcagttttggtcacctaattacaggaaggatattaataaggttgaaagagtgcagagaaggtttacaagaatgttgccaggacttgaaaaactgagttacagagaaaggttgaataggttaggactttattccctggaccgtaggagaatgaggggtgatttgatagaggtgtataaaattatgatgggtatagatagagtgaatgcaagcaggctttttcaactgaggccaggggagaaaaaaaccagaggacatgggttaaggatgaaggggggaaagtttaaagggaacattggggaggggggcttcttcacgcagagagtggtgggagtatggaatgagctgccagatgaagtggtgaatgcgggctcacttttgacatttaagaaaaacttggacaggtatatggatgagaggtgtatggagggatatggcccagctgcaggtcagtgggactaggcagaaaaatggtttggcacagccaagaagagccaaaaggcctgtttctgtgctgtaatgttctatggttctacataGATTGCCATTCTAATTCTCCAGAggtccaattttgtcccttgcaatcctcttGCTCTAAAAGTATCTTGGTATCTTGGGtatcttgggattctccttcatcttgtttgCTCTGGTAAtctgatgccttcttttagccctcgtGATTTCATTGTTCTCTTGTATTTGTACTCCTCAAGCACATTTGTTTCTACCTGGCTATACCTGCTGGGCACCTCCTTGTTtttaaccagggcttcaatatctcttggAAACTTCTCTTCTGTGTtttggtactctggttcccatcccctgcaactccagttccaaCCCTCTGTGCAGCACTAGTAAACctccccactaggatattagcccctttcagttcaggtgcaaatctcTTCTGTAAAGGTCCCAccatccctggaagagagcccaataatccaaaatTCTGACCCCCTCCATCTTagtgatcttcctatttctgacctcaCTAGTGTGTGGCATGGGTAATAATCCTGGGatcacaaccttggaggtcctgtctttccacttagcacctaactccctgaacaccCTTTGCAGAATctcctacctatgccattggtacctacatggaccatggccTCTGTCTGCTCACCTTCTCACTTGAGAATATTGAGGAGTCAATCTGAGATGTTCcaaaccctggcacctaggaggcaacatatcatctgggaatcttgttctcatccacaaaTCTCCTTCTCTTTGTTCTCTTAACCAACATATTCCCTATCACCACAGGTCACCTTTTCTCCCCTGCCCTCCACTCCCctttccttctgagtcacagtgTCAGAGATCTGACCCCACCAACAGAAttcaaagtggtatacctgttgttgagatgACAAAACATATCTAGAGATTCTGTGAATGACACCGGAAAGAGCTGCCTTAAAATAGGGCTGAGCAGACCTGGTGtgggtttatgaaaggaaaaCAGCTGGGACTGAGTTGGAGAACGATGTAAAGAAGCTTTGAGCAGGGTTATTAAGCAAAGTAAAGCTATCCACTGTGGTGCACATAACAGGATATTGAGTATTTGAAAAGATGAGGGTTCAAAGAGACCTACTGTAGGTGCCCTTTGTGCATAAGTTGCTGAAAATAAACATGACGGCtagcagtgaggaaggcaaattaacAGCAGGGTGAATGCAAATGTCAATATCATAGTGCcttgactgcacactgactattgTATGCAATAAAAGTATGAGTGGGTTTAAGTCTCACTTAAAAGTACAAGTCCTTGTAGTTTGCATAATATTGTTCAAAGGTAATTTGCATAATCCTTTTTATTTTAGAAAAGACTGCACCAGAGTGTAACTGTACTACCAATGCGTGTGCTGTTTTCTACAAAGGTTTCTATTACATGTATCCCTTCAGCATTGAGTACCATGTATTTGCGTCTGCCATGCTTTATGTCATGTGGAAGAATGTTGGGCGGAAGATCGAGGAGCATAGACCGCGCAAACTTTTTTTTAAGAGACAATACAAAATATTACCAGGACCAGTTCTGGGAGCTGTTGTACTGGCAGCCACCATAGGAATTCTGATTGTGTACAAAATACAGGTGGGCCATTCTGAAGCTCTGCGCCAGTCTGCTGTGACTATGTTCTACTTGTATAGTATTACAGTGCTAAGTTTAATGTCTGCAGCAACCACAAGTGGCCTTGTGATTTATAGAATAGACAAGCGATTGGTGGACAACTCCACGAACCCTACAAGGAAGTTGGATGGCTCCCTCCTGGTTAGCACAGCCTGTGCCTCCTGGCTCCTCTCTTGGTGCTCTGTGATAGCAGGAATTGCAGCAGAAAGGCGCCCAGGTCATACGTGGTTGAATCTACCCTTTTCTTTGTTAACAATCATTGAGAAATATCTCCAGAATATGTTTATAATCGAATCCCTTCATCGTGAAAGTGACAAGTACAAGAAGCAAGTGGAAAAGAGCCAAGGGGTCTTCACCATTTCAGCTTGTGGGAATTGCATGGAGCAAGCTGGTGGCGATGGCAGGAGCAATGCAGCCAGGGGAGATGGTGGCTGGCAGCCCGCATCCTCTGTGCCACTGAGGGACATTGAAATACGCACGTGGGACATAAAGAGCCTTTTGCTGAAGAATATCGCTGCCTTTCTCTTCCTGTGCAACATTTCGGTAAGATTTAGAAATGCAATACAAGCCAGTTGAAAAGCAATCTTTagtcttttataatagtttttttattgagaaagaatgtCTGGGACTTGTATTTGGCCTTTTTAGATCATGCTGGAGCATTTTAAAGCCAGTGGTATATTCTCTGCAGTGTGGTCACCAGTGTTTATACGAAGCAGAAAATGCACAACTACTTTACTCATAGCAGATTATCCCATCAACAAGGTGACACCTACTAAATCAGTTCAATCAGTACGTTTGTGTATCTGAGATTCTTCTAAACTGTACGTCTGTACTTGGGCCATTCTGTAGGACAGCAAAGAGGACTTTTGTATTCCAAAGAAAATAACTCAATTCAGTTCTGAAGTGGCAGCCTTTGTTTTTGATTCAACCCTTCAACCACTGCCTTTCAAGGCAAGGAATGTGAACAAGCCTGAGGCATCTCATGGGATGAAACAGATGGGCACATTGGAGAGAGTAGGTTATTCACTTATTTCAAATCTCTTCCCAAGACAAAGGAGGCCATTTAGCCCTTTGGTCCCATTTTCTCTCTCCTCGCCTGCCCCCACATTCCTTGTATGTCCAATGACTTCCTCATGTTACATGTTATCCACTATCCTAGGGATAATTTACCATGGCCAGTTAGCACATCTTTGGGCCATGAGGAAATCCACCTGGTCATATACAAGTCAGTGGagttgaggcagcagctctacgtGCTTCACTGTGCTGTAACCTGGAAAATGGGGAGAGGCAGGGATTGCTTTGAGAGCAGCCATAGACTCATTGAGCCAAATTTCCACATCCACAAAAATGAGTAAATATAGCACTGAAACATTTATCTAAAGTATTTAGGACTAGCATTTTCAAGTGAATTCAAAACTGGCAGAAGCTAAACTTTGAAGTGGACTAATTCTTTCATTCACTGGGAAAAAAAATTGCCTTTTTAAACAAGATTTTCATGGGAGAAAAGTGCTGTAGAAATGGGAAAAGGAGGTTAGAAAAGTTATCAAATGTCAGGTGAAGTTAGACATTTAATAGTTCAATCCTTTGGGGGCAATCAGATTACTGAATTGCATCAGTTAAGATAATTTGCAATTCAAtgattagcttaattagtttgaATAACTTGgttgaaaatatttttaaaaattgttttttcattatttttgatttGAGCTGGGAACATCCATAAGCATTATAAATACATTTCCAGCATTATTTTTAAGCTATTGAATTTGACATTTGGCTTTATCAGGGTTTTTTGTAAAAATCAAggttgcagatactggaaaggtAAAAATAAATTCCAAAAATGCTGGGATCACTCAGCAACTTGGGTAAAATTTGTGGAATTGGAGAGAGTTAATAGTTCAGTTTTAGTGAAGTCATGCCCTGAAATGTTAAATCTTTCTGAAGGTGCTGACTGATCTGAGTATTTGCATATTTTCTTTACTGCAATTTCTTTGTGGAGTCTTGTTCTGACCACCCATATGGTGACGATGCATCATATGAATGACCCCAGGCACTAGGGTCACCAGGCAAGACTTTGTCATTTCAGATTGGTACTGCTTGATAACATGCCATTCAGTGGATCTGAGAAAAGTCCACCTTAACCTGACTCGTCCATTGAGCCACAAGGTAGTCCCATTGCCTGTTTGGGCCATGACTCtctatctttcctatccatgaacttgtccaaatgtcttaaatactataattgtacctgcctcaccactttctctggcagcacgTTGCATTGTGTACCGCACTCTGTGAAGAGGTTGCCCCTTGGGTGTCTTTTGAATCTTGGCTGGAGAAAAAGACTTCTAACACTATCTTTGTATTTCATACACCTCCCAAAAGATTGCTACTCGGTCTTCTATGTTACAAGAAATAAAACCCAGTTTGCCCGGCCTCTCCTGTAACTTGGGCTCGAGTCTGAGTAGAATCCtgataaatctctgcactctttccaacttAACGAGGACTTTAGCAGCACAATCAAAACTCTGCACTATTCAAGTGCAGTCTTATTAACATCTTgtgcaactgcaacataatgtcccaattcCTGccctcaatgccctgactgatgacagCTACTGTGCATTCTACACCACCCTGTCTACTGGTGATGATGCTCTCAGCAAATTATGTACTTTATTGCTAGGTCCCTCTATTCCACACTCCTCCGAGCACAAACATTTGttgtcctaccttggtttgatGTTGTATATTGCAATGTTTTCCACTTAATTAGTAGTTTATTTTGATTAAAGGTTGCAGAAGTGATTTAATTTTTTAGCTTtcatttaaaatataaaattctgAAAATAGTCAACAGGTAaggcagaaagaaagaaattgtCAACACTTCTTGTTAGTGACTTTTCATCAGAATTCATTTTGGCCATGTGAACCATGAACTATTAATACAGTACTTGGATGATTTCAGTAAGCATTTttataagtgtttttttttaaatgtctttatAAAAGAGATTTGAATCTTAACAGAATGTTACAATACTTAAGCAGAATCTAGTCAAATGCTGCAATTAAAGTTGTAATCAACAATCCTGTTTCTCATGGTCCAGTGTTGAAACACTTGGGAGGAAGTTTATTAATTggcatatacagtatatttgGATTTATTCTGTTTTGTGGCTTGTGTTGAGAAATTTACAATCAATCTCATTCTCAGTTTTGCTTTTCTTCTGTTTAAAGTTCTGGATACTTACAGCATTTGGAACTCGCCCGCAGTTTGACAACGGTCTTGAAGAAAATGTTTATGGATTTGAAATGTGGATTCTAATTGTAAACCTTGCAATGCCTTTTGCTATTTTCTATCGTATGCATGCTTCTGCATCACTTTTTGAGGTGTTCTGTTTGGCATAGTTAACAAATTAAATGTCATTGGTGTGTATAGAGTGCAGATAGTGTATAGATAACTGCAAGGGGGGGAAGAGCTCCATTAATTGCACTTGAATTTCTTGTATCAGAATATGGTTTTGGCACTAACTAAA
This window harbors:
- the otop1 gene encoding proton channel OTOP1 isoform X1, which gives rise to MDDECSLEVYRGSKPSSDKCRVPKEQESLPSPSDLTDKYLPNNAVTPSAQYGINVFALGLVLTVAEASQKAGATQEHVLAYLSTLMAMQLVWMFWYFVKRHERRGLAIDKDDHAGPGWLRGGLILFAILSLVLDMLKIGYYVGYSSCLTDASGAFPVIHAVHTISQVYFLWFHAKDVIQTFQIIERFGMIHAVFTNLLLWVNGIVAESEHQLNDHKKRLATFGVINISVEKTAPECNCTTNACAVFYKGFYYMYPFSIEYHVFASAMLYVMWKNVGRKIEEHRPRKLFFKRQYKILPGPVLGAVVLAATIGILIVYKIQVGHSEALRQSAVTMFYLYSITVLSLMSAATTSGLVIYRIDKRLVDNSTNPTRKLDGSLLVSTACASWLLSWCSVIAGIAAERRPGHTWLNLPFSLLTIIEKYLQNMFIIESLHRESDKYKKQVEKSQGVFTISACGNCMEQAGGDGRSNAARGDGGWQPASSVPLRDIEIRTWDIKSLLLKNIAAFLFLCNISFWILTAFGTRPQFDNGLEENVYGFEMWILIVNLAMPFAIFYRMHASASLFEVFCLA
- the otop1 gene encoding proton channel OTOP1 isoform X2, giving the protein MDDECSLEVYRGSKPSSDKCRVPKEQESLPSPSDLTDKYLPNNAVTPSAQYGINVFALGLVLTVAEASQKAGATQEHVLAYLSTLMAMQLVWMFWYFVKRHERRGLAIDKDDHAGPGWLRGGLILFAILSLVLDMLKIGYYVGYSSCLTDASGAFPVIHAVHTISQVYFLWFHAKDVIQTFQIIERFGMIHAVFTNLLLWVNGIVAESEHQLNDHKKRLATFGVINISVGFYYMYPFSIEYHVFASAMLYVMWKNVGRKIEEHRPRKLFFKRQYKILPGPVLGAVVLAATIGILIVYKIQVGHSEALRQSAVTMFYLYSITVLSLMSAATTSGLVIYRIDKRLVDNSTNPTRKLDGSLLVSTACASWLLSWCSVIAGIAAERRPGHTWLNLPFSLLTIIEKYLQNMFIIESLHRESDKYKKQVEKSQGVFTISACGNCMEQAGGDGRSNAARGDGGWQPASSVPLRDIEIRTWDIKSLLLKNIAAFLFLCNISFWILTAFGTRPQFDNGLEENVYGFEMWILIVNLAMPFAIFYRMHASASLFEVFCLA